From the Anoplopoma fimbria isolate UVic2021 breed Golden Eagle Sablefish chromosome 14, Afim_UVic_2022, whole genome shotgun sequence genome, one window contains:
- the zcchc9 gene encoding LOW QUALITY PROTEIN: zinc finger CCHC domain-containing protein 9 (The sequence of the model RefSeq protein was modified relative to this genomic sequence to represent the inferred CDS: inserted 1 base in 1 codon) — MTRWARANNVHKHKPAEATPWNQLRGGGGEAGGGGRGGGGSGGGEAGGGGGGXGRGGGGGAPPGSSRPGPQRDYLRGTQPGGSAVKKPNRPKKEYVSEDVNGFLEFLQQSGQRLPRGDAGGRELREEVETALKKDRRREDRRVKRQDNKRSNMLCFNCRKPGHGLADCPEADQDEEMGRGICYRCGSTEHEIQRCRAKVDPALGEHPYAKCFICGKTGHLSRGCPDNPKGLYAQGGSCRVCGSVEHFQKDCPEHQAATNSVTVSWLSNNMSADHEDVHVPVKKPKPKQTKVVTF; from the exons ATGACGAGGTGGGCGAGAGCCAATAACGTCCACAAACACAAGCCAGCGGAGGCCACTCCATGGAAtcagctgagaggaggaggaggagaagcaggaggtggaggaagaggaggaggaggtagtggaggaggagaagcaggaggtggaggtggag gaggaagaggaggaggaggaggagcgccTCCAGGCAGCTCTAGACCTGGACCCCAGAGGGACTACCTGAGAGGGACTCAGCCCGGAGGATCAGCTGTGAAGAAACCCAACCGTCCCAAGAAGGAGTACGTGAGCGAAGACGTGAACGGCTTCCTGGAGTTCCTCCAGCAGAGCGGACAGCGGCTTCCACGAGGAGACGCAGGAGGACGGGAGCtcagggaggaggtggagacggCCCTGAAgaaggacagaagaagagaggacaGAAGGGTGAAGAGGCAGGACAACAAGAGGAGCAACATG CTGTGCTTTAACTGCAGGAAGCCCGGTCACGGGTTGGCCGACTGTCCGGAGGCCGACCAGGACGAGGAGATGGGCCGAGGAATCTGCTACCGCTGCGGCTCCACCGAACACGAGATCCAGAGGTGTCGGGCCAAAGTGGACCCGGCTCTGG gTGAACACCCGTACGCTAAGTGCTTCATCTGCGGTAAAACTGGACATCTGTCTCGAGGCTGTCCGGATAACCCTAAAGGACTTTATGCTCAAG GAGGTTCCTGTCGTGTTTGTGGTTCTGTGGAACATTTTCAGAAGGATTGTCCAGAACATCAGGCTGCAA ctaaCTCGGTGACGGTTTCCTGGTTGTCTAACAACATGAGTGCCGACCACGAGGACGTCCACGTTCCGGTGAAGAAACCGAAACCCAAACAGACCAAAGTGGTGACGTTCTGA